A region of the Nocardia asteroides genome:
CGACCGCCGGCACCGACGAGGAGCCGAGGCGTTTGCGTCGGTGATGCGCCTGCACCTGCAGGCCCTCCTGCTTCCACAACCGATGCACCCGTTTGCGGTTGACCCGATGGCCCTCGTCGAACCGCAACGCCGCCCACGCCCGACGGAACCCATGACAAGGGTTCTTCCTGGCGTATTCGCGCAGCCAGGCCCTGGCGCCGGCGTCGGGATCGCCCGGGGTCTGGTCGAGCGGCAGCCGCCGGAACGTGGACCGATGCACCCCGACGACCTTGCAAGCCAACCGCTCCGACATGCCCTTGACCTGCAAAAGCATGCCCACCGCCCGCCGCTTGGCCGCCGGGCCTAGAAGTTTCCCCGAGCGATCTCCCGCAACGCGTCCTTCTCCAGCTCGGCATCGGCCAGCAACCGCTCGAGCCGGGCGTTCTGCTCCCGCAACTCCTTGAGCTCTTTGGCGGCGTCGGTGTCCATTCCGCCGTACTGGCGCCGCCAGTTATACAACGTGGCCGCAGAGATCCCCAGCTCAGCGGCGATCTCCTCGCCCGAAGCCCCGGCAGCAGCCAACTCGTCGGCACGGCGCAGCTTCCGCACGATCTCTTCCGCGGAATGCCGCTTACGACTCTCAATGATCTTGTCAAGCCGCAGCAGCGACGGGATTCGGTGAATCGAGCACGAATTCTCGTCCGTCGCGTAGCAATGCCCACAGCACGTCGACCAGGCGGCGGGCCAGCGCCATCAGTGCTTGGGGGTGGATCCGTCGTTCGGCGCGCTTTCGGTCGTAGAACTGCCGTGACGGGCCGTTTTCCACGCGCAGGCTTGATAACGCTGCGAGGTAGAACACGCGGCGCATGCGGCGGTTGTAACGCGTCGGGCGCCGCAGATTCCCGCTGACGCGACCGGAGTCACGCGGTACCGGGACCAGACCGGCATAACTGGCCAAACGCCCGGCGGAGCCGAATGTTGCCAGGCTGCCGCCGGTTTCGACGAGGAAATCGGCACCGAGGCCGGCACCCATTCCGGGCAGGGACTCGATGATCCGCGCCCACGGGTGAGCGCGAAACCGCTTCGCGATCAGCTTGTCGGTGTCCTTGATCTCCCGATCCAGATCGAGCAGCTTACCGGCGATGCGCTTGACCAGCACGGCCGCGTCTGCCTCGCCCGGCACTGCGATATCCTGCACGTTCGCGACGGCCACGGCAGTCGAAGCCAGCTTGGAAACCCTCGAGGGCCGCACGCCATTCTGACTCAAATGAGTTGTGACACCGTCAATTCCGGCGGCCATGATCTCGGACGGGGTGCACAACGCCGACACCAGAATCAGCGGGCCGCGGTTGGAATAGTCGAACGCAGCCTCAAGCACCGGAAAGATCGATCCCAACACCGCACGCAGACGGTTGACCCCTGCGACCCAGTCCGACATCAGATCTGCCCGATATCGCGTCAGCTGGGTCAGCCCGGCCACAAGCTCTTCGGGCATCGCGACCTCGGCCAAATCCCTACGCATGCGGGCGGTCTCGGCGATCACCCGTGCATCCCTGGCATCGGTCTTTCCCTCGCCGCGGAACCCGCGACTCATGGCGTTCACGACGCTACCCGGCACATAAACAACTGCCTGACCAGCGTTCAGCAACACGGTGAGCAGCATCAATGACAACGGGCCGGTCAAGTCGACCGCCCACCGCACGCTTCGTGCGGCGCTGCCCGAACGGGCAACCAACTGTTCGATCGCGCGTTGGTCGTTGCCGAATCTCTGACTGAACACCACCTCACCAGCGGCGTCGACCGCACACGCATGATGCGATCGCTTGCCGACATCGATCCCGACCCAGATCTCCGGGCGCTCGGCCACTCATCCACTCCCGTCGTCGCAATCCACGCCCATGGACACCCCGCCGGCAGGTCCCTAAACAGCGACGATCCGCAACAGCTCTCAATCAGCGGCCGGAGAGTCCAGGGCGGCAGGGCGGCAAGTCGCAAGAAGCCACAACGACAACATCCAGCACATCAGCCACACCCCACCGGCCCAGGCATCCGAAGACCGGCTCCGGACCCCTATCAACTTAGGGTCCTGCCATGGTTCTCAGTGTCCCTTCTGGCCCCTCACCAGGGCCAACAGGACTCTAAATCCGGGCGGTCTCATTCACCGGGGACAGGCCACATGCAGCGTTCGACAGGAGGCCAGGTGCATAAGAAACGTCTTCTGCGCCAGCGGCTCCGTCCCGAGCTCGTCATCGAAATGTGCATCGACACTCGGGGAGAGTTCGCTCTGGTCACACCGGAGCATGAGAATGGCGCGAAGAAGGGCCACAGCGTCGGCCAGGACGCGCTGCCTCGGGCACGACAGGGTGTTCCTGGGAATCCACCAGAGCCTGTCGGCGGAACGTGATTGGCGTTCCGTTGACAGAGCCGAGATCAGCACCGCCTCCTGCTAGTTGAGCCTGCCGAGGAGCAATTCGAGGAGGGAGCCGATCTGTATTTGCCAAGACAGCGCACTGACTAGCGGCACCAGGTGACAGGAGTCAGAAGGCACCGCCTCACAGCGGAGACTTCTCTTACAGGTCAGGCACGGTCACCGTGCGTTTTAGGCTGCGTGCCGCGACCAGACTCCCCATCTGGACTCGAACCAGGAACCTGCCGTTTGGCATTCGGCTGGCCGTCGAAAGCTGGGGCCAATCTGGGGCCACACGCTATGCGCGGCCGAGAACGACCAGCACGTTTGGAATGTTGCCGCATGCTCGAATACCGGGTTTGACGTGTGCAAATGACATTAGCCCAGAGCTGGGGGTCAAGTGGTCGCAGGTTCAAATCCTGTCAGCCCGACAGACGAGAAAGCCCCTCTGACCAGCGTCGGAGGGGCTTTCTTCATTCGCCGACCACCCGCAGAGCGGGACCAGAACGGGACCGCAAGTGCTCGGAGAGCTTGTCACCGGCTCCGGTGATCTCTCGACGGTCCGAGTGGAGGTACCGCTCTGTGGTCCGGCTGTCGGCATGTCCGGCGATTTTCTGGAGCACGTGCAGGCTCACCCCGGCATCGGCCATCCACGTCAGTCCGGTGTGCCGGAGATCGTGCCGCCGAAGGTGCTCGTAGCCGAGCTTGATCACGACCTCATCCCAATGGGTGGCATCCCGCAGCACGCCGGTAGCGATCCGTCCCCCACGCGGGCCGCGGAACAGCCGGGCATCGGGATTGTCGGTGCCAACGATCGCGATGCGCTGAGTAACCAAT
Encoded here:
- a CDS encoding IS3 family transposase (programmed frameshift) → MIESRKRHSAEEIVRKLRRADELAAAGASGEEIAAELGISAATLYNWRRQYGGMDTDAAKELKELREQNARLERLLADAELEKDALREIAPGKLLGPAAKRRAVGMLLQVKGMSERLACKVVGVHRSTFRRLPLDQTPGDPDAGARAWLREYARKNPCHGFRRAWAALRFDEGHRVNRKRVHRLWKQEGLQVQAHHRRKRLGSSSVPAVAADAPKTVWALDFQFDSTVDGRAVKIASMVDEHTRESLLHLVERSITGEKLVAELARVFTTRGVPKVLRCDNGPEMISTALQRFCANRIGITYIPPGTPWNNGYIESFNRRLRTECLNRNHWTSLLEARVVIGDFKTEHNLRHRHSALGYRTPAEYAAACTHTHHPVGCGIN
- a CDS encoding IS110 family transposase translates to MAERPEIWVGIDVGKRSHHACAVDAAGEVVFSQRFGNDQRAIEQLVARSGSAARSVRWAVDLTGPLSLMLLTVLLNAGQAVVYVPGSVVNAMSRGFRGEGKTDARDARVIAETARMRRDLAEVAMPEELVAGLTQLTRYRADLMSDWVAGVNRLRAVLGSIFPVLEAAFDYSNRGPLILVSALCTPSEIMAAGIDGVTTHLSQNGVRPSRVSKLASTAVAVANVQDIAVPGEADAAVLVKRIAGKLLDLDREIKDTDKLIAKRFRAHPWARIIESLPGMGAGLGADFLVETGGSLATFGSAGRLASYAGLVPVPRDSGRVSGNLRRPTRYNRRMRRVFYLAALSSLRVENGPSRQFYDRKRAERRIHPQALMALARRLVDVLWALLRDGREFVLDSPNPVAAAA